One genomic region from Phragmites australis chromosome 1, lpPhrAust1.1, whole genome shotgun sequence encodes:
- the LOC133898849 gene encoding delta(7)-sterol-C5(6)-desaturase-like, with product MASAEYGGDYLRRFVAETEWYNEIVLSTVAPGDSWRGLPHPVQSWMRNCVGGYLLYFISGFLWCFVIYYWKRHAYIPKDSIPTNEAMKKQIVVASKAMPFYCALPTLSEYMIESGWTRCFFNISEFGLSMYFIYLALYLIFVEFGIYWMHRELHDIKPLYKYLHATHHIYNKENTLSPFAGLAFHPLDGILQATPHVLALFIFPTHFRTHIALLFLEAVWTTNIHDCIHGKIWPVMGAGYHTIHHTTYRHNYGHFTIWIDWLFGTLREPEDILKKA from the exons ATGGCTTCGGCGGAGTACGGCGGCGACTACCTGCGTCGGTTCGTCGCGGAGACGGAGTGGTACAACGAGATCGTCCTGAGCACTGTGGCGCCCGGCGATTCGTGGCGCGGGCTGCCGCACCCGGTGCAGTCGTGGATGCGCAACTGCGTGGGCGGCTACCTCCTCTACTTCATCTCCGGCTTCCTCTGGTGCTTCGTCATCTACTACTGGAAGCGCCACGCCTACATCCCCAAAG ACTCCATCCCTACAAATGAAGCTATGAAGAAGCAAATTGTTGTTGCGTCGAAGGCTATGCCTTTCTATTGTGCTCTTCCAACTTTATCTGAGTACATGATTGAGAGCGGATGGACACGATGCTTCTTTAATATCAGCGAGTTTGGCTTGTCAATGTACTTCATTTATTTGGCTTTATATCTCATCTTTGTGGAGTTTGGAATTTACTGGATGCACAGAGAGTTGCATGACATAAAACCATTATACAAATATCTACATGCGACCcaccatatttacaacaaggaAAATACCTTGTCTCCATTTGCTG GGCTTGCGTTTCATCCATTGGATGGGATTTTGCAAGCAACACCTCATGTGCTTGCCCTCTTTATTTTTCCAACGCACTTCAGGACGCACATTGCTCTCTTATTCTTAGAGGCTGTGTGGACAACGAACATCCACGACTGCATTCACGGCAAGATATGGCCGGTCATGGGTGCCGGCTACCATACCATTCACCATACAACTTACCGCCACAACTATGGCCACTTCACCATCTGGATTGACTGGCTATTTGGCACACTCCGTGAGCCGGAAGATATACTGAAGAAGGCTTGA